One part of the Gemmatimonadaceae bacterium genome encodes these proteins:
- the istA gene encoding IS21 family transposase: MFVGALGASHLLYVEATWTQALPDWIGAHVRMLESLGGVPALLVPDNLKSAVGQPCYYEPTVHPTYQDLATHYGTAVLPTRVRHPRDKAKVETTVQIVEREILAPLRHQVFHSLAALNQALALGCERVNDRPFQKLSGSRRSVFEATERAALRALWVL; this comes from the coding sequence ATCTTCGTCGGCGCGTTAGGCGCGAGCCACTTGCTCTACGTCGAGGCCACCTGGACGCAGGCGCTGCCCGACTGGATCGGCGCCCATGTGCGGATGCTGGAGTCCCTGGGCGGCGTGCCGGCGCTGCTGGTCCCGGACAACCTGAAGAGTGCCGTGGGGCAGCCGTGCTATTACGAGCCGACGGTCCACCCGACCTATCAGGATCTGGCGACGCATTACGGTACCGCCGTGCTGCCGACGCGGGTCCGGCATCCGCGCGACAAGGCCAAGGTCGAGACGACGGTGCAGATCGTCGAGCGCGAGATCCTGGCGCCGCTCCGCCACCAGGTCTTCCACTCGCTGGCCGCCCTCAACCAGGCGCTCGCCCTGGGCTGCGAGCGCGTGAACGACCGCCCCTTCCAGAAGCTCTCTGGCAGTCGCCGGAGCGTGTTCGAGGCGACTGAGCGCGCCGCGCTCCGGGCGCTGTGGGTTCTCTAG
- a CDS encoding winged helix-turn-helix transcriptional regulator produces MRMVGEALRLRFDQRLSQREIAQSLALSQSTVHEYLARFQPSGLPWPLPPALDEAALEAQLFRRAAAPPTASRPMPDWPTVHQQLKQKGVTRQLLWAENKATAPDGYPYTQFCRHYDAWCDTLEPVLRQVHVAGERVFVDYAGMTMPVVDLDTGEEARRTSSSAR; encoded by the coding sequence ATGCGAATGGTAGGGGAGGCCCTGCGCCTCCGGTTCGACCAGCGCTTGAGCCAGCGCGAGATCGCCCAGAGCCTCGCGCTCTCGCAGAGCACCGTGCACGAGTACCTCGCCCGCTTCCAGCCGTCGGGGCTCCCGTGGCCCCTGCCACCGGCTCTCGACGAGGCGGCGCTCGAGGCCCAGCTCTTCCGGCGAGCGGCGGCGCCGCCGACCGCCAGCCGGCCGATGCCCGACTGGCCGACGGTGCACCAGCAGCTCAAGCAGAAGGGCGTCACGCGCCAACTGCTCTGGGCCGAGAACAAGGCGACAGCGCCCGACGGGTATCCGTATACCCAGTTCTGCCGGCACTACGACGCGTGGTGCGACACGCTTGAGCCGGTGCTCCGGCAGGTGCACGTCGCCGGGGAGCGCGTCTTTGTCGACTACGCCGGCATGACCATGCCGGTCGTCGATCTCGACACGGGCGAGGAGGCGCGCCGCACATCTTCGTCGGCGCGTTAG
- the lepB gene encoding signal peptidase I — translation MPGVGCRRVLGTVSLWVAVLMLGLVLRKYLVITAIARGTSMLDTVQAGDVLLAVRPTWLGRATGLTYARGDSWARNDLVLARLPERMSVGDLRVVKRILGLPGETVEMRAGQLYVNDHTIDEPYARTDSLRLNGASIAMQWQIDYVKRPSMRGFFPTNEDWGPIVVPTDKYFLLGDNRQHSQDSREFGFFASSDLLGRVVGVLVSHSGDCCTPRRLWRGARLERTLRRLH, via the coding sequence ATGCCGGGTGTCGGATGTCGCCGCGTCTTAGGTACTGTCAGCCTGTGGGTGGCCGTGCTGATGCTGGGACTGGTCTTGCGAAAGTATTTGGTCATCACCGCCATCGCCCGCGGCACGTCCATGCTCGACACCGTACAGGCCGGCGATGTATTGCTCGCGGTGCGCCCCACGTGGCTGGGACGTGCGACCGGTCTTACGTACGCTCGGGGCGATTCGTGGGCGCGCAACGACTTGGTATTGGCGCGCCTTCCGGAACGGATGAGCGTCGGCGATCTTCGGGTGGTCAAGCGCATCCTGGGCTTGCCCGGGGAGACTGTTGAAATGCGTGCCGGGCAGCTGTACGTCAATGATCATACCATTGATGAGCCATATGCACGAACCGACTCATTGCGGCTCAACGGCGCCTCGATAGCCATGCAGTGGCAGATTGACTACGTGAAGCGGCCCAGCATGCGCGGTTTCTTTCCCACCAATGAGGATTGGGGCCCGATTGTCGTGCCGACAGACAAGTACTTTCTCTTGGGTGACAATAGGCAGCACAGTCAAGACTCACGCGAGTTTGGGTTCTTCGCCTCGAGCGATCTATTGGGTCGGGTGGTGGGGGTGTTGGTTTCCCATAGCGGTGACTGCTGCACACCGAGGCGTCTATGGCGCGGAGCACGACTTGAGCGGACGCTGCGGCGGCTCCACTAG
- a CDS encoding helix-turn-helix domain-containing protein: protein MTFEQVAVGHSRREGARLVAYLESPEERSVLQQLRPTASQLTFVATFSDLRTQLTLERSSHFVADVTPRDEQDLVLLGQTVRGIASATFVTFRVRASIGLARLLLVVADHLPSARLSLREVEPISDAAVPGGAVAANGSAYELARALLRGLTVPTVDLLALLIVAGHRRFGVDRLSQLSGIPPRTLEWRIKRDTGMTPRALIGTIHALHSLWALEVAGKSQKAVAATSGHQSTSSWSSHFRRHLGQSPGSALQNGGLSAALLRVVMQLRNVQ from the coding sequence ATGACGTTCGAGCAGGTGGCTGTGGGACATTCGCGACGTGAGGGTGCTCGCCTTGTGGCCTATCTAGAGTCCCCCGAGGAACGTAGTGTCCTGCAGCAGCTTCGGCCCACGGCGAGCCAGCTAACCTTTGTCGCAACGTTCTCCGATCTGCGGACGCAGTTGACACTCGAACGCTCCTCGCACTTCGTCGCCGACGTCACCCCACGGGACGAGCAGGATCTTGTCTTGCTTGGGCAGACCGTGCGAGGAATAGCCTCAGCCACCTTCGTGACATTTCGCGTGCGCGCGTCCATCGGTCTCGCGCGTCTCCTTCTCGTGGTCGCCGACCATTTGCCCTCCGCTCGGTTGTCCCTCCGCGAGGTGGAACCCATCTCTGACGCTGCGGTTCCGGGAGGCGCGGTCGCTGCGAACGGCTCAGCCTACGAGCTCGCCCGTGCTCTCTTGCGAGGCCTAACGGTGCCGACCGTTGATCTCCTCGCGCTTCTCATTGTCGCCGGACATCGACGCTTCGGAGTAGATCGCCTGAGCCAGCTCTCCGGAATCCCGCCCCGCACCTTGGAGTGGCGTATCAAACGAGACACTGGCATGACCCCTCGCGCCTTGATTGGAACGATTCACGCCCTCCATTCCCTGTGGGCCCTTGAAGTCGCCGGTAAGTCACAAAAGGCAGTCGCGGCCACAAGTGGTCATCAATCCACCAGCTCGTGGTCGAGCCACTTTCGCCGCCATCTGGGTCAATCGCCGGGATCTGCGCTCCAAAATGGTGGACTTTCCGCTGCTCTCCTCCGCGTCGTTATGCAGCTGCGGAACGTGCAGTAG